A genomic segment from Glycine max cultivar Williams 82 chromosome 1, Glycine_max_v4.0, whole genome shotgun sequence encodes:
- the LOC102662400 gene encoding pentatricopeptide repeat-containing protein At1g32415, mitochondrial encodes MNSWRKKGSRWMGTGKSKCFWGETRDRVEMLCLKQLNSHEQGFKFQSIFPRILKSSFHNVYRVNHSRPRKPPFPFPKRTECDESLLLHYLSNGWHDDARNLLQNSSGGDLHSRVVRWTSLLSNFSRHGFVTEARTLFDIMPHRNLVSYNAMLSAYLRSGMLDEASRFFDTMPERNVVSWTALLGGFSDAGRIEDAKKVFDEMPQRNVVSWNAMVVALVRNGDLEEARIVFEETPYKNVVSWNAMIAGYVERGRMDEARELFEKMEFRNVVTWTSMISGYCREGNLEGAYCLFRAMPEKNVVSWTAMIGGFAWNGFYEEALLLFLEMLRVSDAKPNGETFVSLVYACGGLGFSCIGKQLHAQLIVNSWGIDDYDGRLRRGLVRMYSGFGLMDSAHNVFEGNLKDCDDQCFNSMINGYVQAGQLESAQELFDMVPVRNKVASTCMIAGYLSAGQVLKAWNLFNDMPDRDSIAWTEMIYGYVQNELIAEAFCLFVEMMAHGVSPMSSTYAVLFGAMGSVAYLDQGRQLHGMQLKTVYVYDLILENSLIAMYAKCGEIDDAYRIFSNMTYRDKISWNTMIMGLSDHGMANKALKVYETMLEFGIYPDGLTFLGVLTACAHVGLVDKGWELFLAMVNAYAIQPGLEHYVSIINLLGRAGKVKEAEEFVLRLPVEPNHAI; translated from the coding sequence ATGAATTCGTGGAGAAAGAAGGGATCTCGGTGGATGGGGACTGGCAAGTCGAAGTGCTTTTGGGGAGAGACACGAGACCGAGTGGAGATGCTTTGCCTCAAGCAGCTAAACAGCCATgagcaaggttttaaatttcagtcaatCTTCCCGCGGATTTTGAAGTCTTCATTTCACAATGTTTATCGCGTCAACCATTCCCGACCCCGAAAACCACCATTTCCGTTTCCGAAAAGAACCGAATGCGACGAGTCTCTGCTTCTACATTACCTATCCAATGGGTGGCACGACGACGCGCGAAACCTCCTCCAAAATTCCTCTGGAGGTGACCTCCACTCGCGCGTTGTTCGCTGGACCTCGCTACTCTCCAACTTCTCCCGCCACGGTTTCGTGACCGAAGCTCGCACACTCTTCGACATAATGCCCCACAGAAACCTCGTCTCTTACAACGCCATGTTGTCCGCGTACCTCCGCTCCGGCATGCTTGACGAGGCTTCCCGCTTCTTCGACACCATGCCGGAGAGGAACGTCGTGTCTTGGACTGCACTGCTCGGTGGGTTCTCCGATGCCGGGAGGATCGAAGATGCGAAAAAggtgtttgatgaaatgcctCAGAGAAATGTTGTTTCGTGGAATGCGATGGTGGTGGCGTTGGTTAGGAATGGGGATTTAGAGGAAGCGAGGATTGTTTTTGAGGAGACTCCTTATAAGAATGTGGTTTCATGGAATGCTATGATCGCGGGGTATGTTGAGAGAGGGAGAATGGATGAGGCAAGAGAATTGTTTGAGAAGATGGAGTTTAGGAATGTGGTTACTTGGACTAGCATGATATCTGGTTATTGCCGTGAGGGAAATTTGGAGGGGGCTTATTGTTTGTTCCGGGCTATGCCGgagaaaaatgttgtttcttGGACTGCTATGATTGGTGGCTTTGCTTGGAATGGCTTTTATGAAGAGGCATTGTTGCTTTTTCTTGAGATGTTGAGAGTTTCTGATGCAAAGCCCAATGGTGAGACCTTTGTTTCTCTTGTTTATGCTTGTGGTGGTTTGGGTTTTTCTTGCATTGGCAAGCAGTTACATGCTCAGTTGATTGTTAACAGCTGGGGGATTGATGATTATGATGGTAGGTTGCGAAGAGGTCTTGTTAGGATGTACTCTGGGTTTGGTCTTATGGACTCTGCACACAATGTGTTTGAAGGTAATTTGAAAGATTGTGATGATCAGTGTTTTAATTCCATGATAAATGGTTATGTTCAGGCTGGTCAGCTGGAAAGCGCTCAAGAGTTGTTTGATATGGTACCTGTTCGGAACAAGGTTGCATCCACCTGCATGATTGCTGGCTATCTTAGTGCCGGCCAAGTACTAAAGGCTTGGAATTTGTTTAATGACATGCCTGATAGGGATTCCATTGCGTGGACTGAGATGATTTATGGGTATGTGCAGAATGAGCTCATTGCTGAAGCCTTCTGCTTGTTTGTTGAGATGATGGCTCATGGTGTTTCTCCTATGAGTTCTACATATGCTGTTCTATTTGGAGCCATGGGTTCAGTTGCTTATCTTGATCAGGGGCGGCAATTACATGGTATGCAGTTGAAGACagtgtatgtatatgatttgaTTCTTGAGAACTCTCTAATTGCAATGTATGCAAAATGCGGGGAGATAGATGATGCATATAGGATATTCTCTAACATGACTTACCGGGACAAAATTTCTTGGAACACCATGATCATGGGCCTTTCAGATCATGGGATGGCCAACAAAGCTTTAAAAGTGTATGAAACTATGCTTGAATTTGGAATTTACCCAGATGGCCTTACATTCCTTGGTGTCCTGACAGCATGTGCTCATGTGGGTCTTGTTGATAAAGGGTGGGAGTTATTTCTTGCCATGGTTAATGCTTATGCTATTCAACCTGGTTTGGAGCATTATGTTAGTATTATCAATCTTCTGGGCCGAGCAGGAAAGGTGAAGGAAGCAGAGGAGTTTGTCTTGAGGCTACCAGTTGAACCAAATCATGCCATTTAG